Proteins from a genomic interval of Sulfurimonas sp. HSL3-2:
- a CDS encoding radical SAM/SPASM domain-containing protein encodes MIERFIDSSTKRKKIIVKDKLRYFDNIPVFSIVEFNIYGNCNRDCSFCPVSNPEIYEKRHEGISIELFSKVIDDLVEINYQGKILFSAFSEPLLHKELEILISNAKSKLPNTRIEIVSNGDLLTVKKLKSIFDAGLDTISISMYDGDHQIDHFTQMANECGLNDSQVILRRRYLKDGNYGLTISNRSGLINSNEFRDKNEEIISELPLKSKCYYPFYMILVDYNGDVLLCPHDWSKKLKFGNLTKNSIWNIWKSKVLNSLRGRLANSDRNFNPCKSCDVLGTVIGEDSFDAWLLSGEIEK; translated from the coding sequence ATGATTGAAAGATTTATTGACTCCAGTACAAAAAGAAAAAAAATTATAGTCAAAGATAAACTACGGTATTTTGATAATATTCCTGTTTTTTCAATTGTTGAGTTTAATATATATGGGAATTGTAATAGAGACTGTAGCTTTTGTCCAGTCTCAAATCCTGAGATTTATGAGAAACGACATGAAGGTATTTCTATTGAACTTTTCAGTAAGGTTATAGATGATTTAGTTGAAATTAACTATCAGGGAAAGATTCTTTTTTCCGCTTTTTCAGAACCGCTTCTACATAAAGAATTAGAGATATTAATATCTAATGCAAAAAGCAAATTACCAAATACAAGAATTGAAATAGTCTCCAATGGAGATTTACTTACAGTTAAAAAATTAAAGTCAATTTTTGATGCAGGATTGGATACTATTAGCATAAGTATGTATGATGGTGACCATCAAATAGATCATTTTACTCAAATGGCAAATGAATGTGGATTGAATGATTCACAAGTGATTTTAAGAAGGAGATATCTAAAAGATGGTAACTATGGATTAACTATATCCAATAGAAGTGGATTAATTAATTCTAATGAGTTTAGAGACAAAAATGAAGAGATTATTTCTGAATTACCTTTAAAAAGTAAATGTTATTATCCATTTTATATGATTCTTGTAGATTATAATGGTGATGTTCTGCTATGTCCTCATGACTGGAGCAAAAAATTAAAATTTGGTAATTTAACTAAGAACAGTATATGGAACATTTGGAAAAGTAAAGTATTAAATAGTTTAAGAGGACGATTGGCAAACTCGGATAGAAACTTCAACCCATGCAAGAGTTGTGATGTACTAGGGACTGTTATTGGTGAAGATAGTTTTGACGCATGGCTTCTTTCAGGAGAAATTGAAAAATGA
- a CDS encoding SDR family oxidoreductase: MKTVLITGANSGIGFTTVKLFLENGYKVFAHYNTSKNNLEKIKTDKLILLKSNFKNIEEVENLFEMVTKQTPTIDILVNNAGLYAPADNFSGLGIKLFDDVLNVNLKAPFLLSKKFIELMKNYKRGKIINISSIGVKYGGSIKSMQYTIAKSALETMTLGFAKEGAKYNILVNALRVGVTDTSIHSKVKDKNMKERIEMIPLKRMAKPEEISEYILFLSSEKSNFTTGSIITISGGE; encoded by the coding sequence ATGAAGACAGTGCTAATTACAGGTGCCAATAGTGGAATCGGATTTACAACAGTAAAGCTTTTTCTTGAGAATGGATATAAAGTTTTTGCACACTATAATACCAGTAAAAATAATTTAGAAAAAATAAAAACTGATAAACTTATTTTATTGAAATCAAATTTTAAAAACATTGAAGAAGTTGAAAATTTATTTGAAATGGTTACTAAACAGACCCCAACTATAGATATACTTGTTAATAATGCAGGATTATATGCTCCTGCAGATAACTTTAGTGGGCTAGGTATAAAGTTATTTGATGATGTCTTAAATGTAAATTTAAAAGCACCATTTTTATTGTCTAAAAAATTTATAGAGTTAATGAAAAATTATAAAAGGGGTAAGATTATAAATATATCTAGTATCGGTGTTAAATATGGTGGTTCTATAAAATCCATGCAATATACTATAGCAAAATCAGCTTTAGAAACTATGACTCTTGGATTTGCTAAAGAAGGTGCTAAATATAATATTTTAGTAAATGCATTAAGAGTAGGGGTTACTGATACTAGTATTCATAGTAAAGTAAAGGATAAAAATATGAAGGAAAGGATCGAGATGATACCTTTGAAAAGAATGGCTAAACCAGAAGAGATATCAGAGTATATATTGTTTTTATCTTCTGAAAAAAGTAATTTTACGACTGGTAGTATTATTACAATTTCAGGTGGTGAATAG
- a CDS encoding phosphoglycerate dehydrogenase, protein MKIVVTSPSFSSNEVLQNEIFHYFPNAKLNLEGKRFSKDELIEYIKDADGVVIGLEPIDKDVLEHCPKLKIVSKYGVGLNNIDLKECEQRSIAIGWTGGVNRLSVSEMTLGYMLMLARNLYVTSNQLKNGIWNKSGGFQLSGKTVGIIGVGFIGKDLIRLLKPFGCKILVNDIIDQDEYYKQNDLIKASKDEIFRSCDFVTIHTPYDESTKNMVNQEILSNMKKSAFIINSARGGIVDEVALKYALQNNIIAGAAIDAYSEEPPSDKEFLSLENLICTPHIGGNAKEAVEAMGMSAIKHLVEFFNL, encoded by the coding sequence GTGAAAATAGTAGTAACATCACCATCATTTTCAAGTAATGAAGTTCTTCAAAATGAGATATTCCATTACTTTCCAAATGCTAAGTTGAATTTGGAAGGAAAAAGATTTTCCAAAGATGAATTGATAGAGTATATAAAAGATGCGGATGGAGTTGTTATTGGATTAGAACCGATTGATAAAGATGTCCTTGAACACTGTCCAAAGTTAAAAATTGTATCTAAGTATGGTGTCGGATTAAATAATATTGATTTAAAAGAATGTGAACAACGAAGTATTGCTATAGGATGGACAGGTGGAGTGAACAGACTCTCTGTATCAGAGATGACATTAGGATACATGCTGATGTTAGCAAGGAATTTATATGTTACATCAAATCAGTTAAAAAATGGTATCTGGAATAAATCTGGTGGATTTCAGCTAAGTGGTAAAACAGTAGGAATAATCGGCGTTGGCTTTATAGGTAAAGACCTGATTAGACTTTTGAAACCATTTGGATGTAAAATATTAGTAAATGACATTATTGATCAAGATGAATATTATAAGCAAAATGATTTGATAAAAGCTTCAAAAGATGAAATATTTAGAAGTTGTGATTTTGTTACAATACATACTCCATATGATGAAAGTACGAAAAATATGGTGAATCAAGAAATACTTAGTAACATGAAAAAAAGTGCCTTCATTATAAATAGTGCAAGAGGTGGTATAGTTGATGAAGTGGCTTTGAAGTATGCTCTTCAGAACAATATAATAGCCGGAGCAGCAATTGATGCTTATTCGGAAGAACCTCCTAGTGATAAAGAGTTTTTGTCATTAGAAAATTTAATTTGTACGCCTCACATCGGTGGAAATGCGAAAGAGGCTGTAGAAGCTATGGGCATGAGCGCTATTAAACATTTAGTGGAGTTTTTTAATTTATGA
- a CDS encoding NAD(P)-dependent oxidoreductase, producing the protein MKKVIVFGGSGFLGSYVADELTRKNYDVTIADINKSDYIQNNQKFESINILDIESIIELIKDADVVYNFVAIANLDAAIHDPINTISINVIGNLNILEACRRNGNIKRFIYASSAYALSNEGSFYGISKQSSEKLTEEYYKRYGLKYTVIRYGSLYGERASHNNYIYNLLYDAIHSGELLYKGDGEDLREYIHAADAAKLSVDILEDDQYENEHIILTGMEKLKRIELLTMINEIMQNKLSIKQISDDNMGHYRITPYTFHPTTAKKLVANPYIDLGQGLLECIQEIHKESK; encoded by the coding sequence ATGAAGAAAGTAATAGTTTTTGGTGGAAGCGGATTTTTAGGATCATATGTTGCTGATGAGCTTACAAGAAAAAATTACGATGTTACAATAGCAGATATTAATAAATCAGACTACATACAGAACAATCAAAAATTTGAGAGTATAAATATACTTGACATAGAAAGCATAATAGAACTTATAAAAGATGCTGATGTCGTTTATAATTTTGTTGCCATTGCAAATCTTGATGCAGCTATACATGATCCTATAAATACGATAAGTATTAATGTTATAGGAAACTTGAATATTCTAGAAGCTTGTAGAAGAAATGGTAACATTAAAAGATTTATTTATGCTAGCAGTGCTTATGCATTAAGTAATGAGGGTTCTTTTTATGGTATAAGCAAACAATCTTCAGAAAAACTGACAGAAGAATATTATAAAAGATATGGTTTAAAATATACAGTCATCCGATATGGTTCTTTATATGGAGAAAGAGCAAGTCATAACAACTACATCTATAATCTTTTATATGATGCTATACATTCTGGTGAATTGCTTTACAAAGGTGATGGCGAAGATCTAAGAGAATATATACATGCAGCGGATGCTGCTAAACTTTCTGTAGATATATTAGAAGATGACCAATATGAAAATGAACACATTATATTGACCGGTATGGAAAAACTTAAAAGAATAGAATTGTTAACTATGATAAATGAAATTATGCAAAATAAATTAAGTATAAAGCAGATATCAGATGATAATATGGGACATTATAGAATTACACCTTATACTTTTCATCCAACAACGGCAAAAAAGCTTGTTGCTAACCCATACATTGACTTAGGACAGGGATTACTTGAATGTATACAAGAGATACATAAAGAGAGTAAATGA
- a CDS encoding cyclase family protein yields the protein MIFLSYVLKQNTPTYGDRNRFEIIKKNAISKGDIANDSFMSTTVHIGTHIDMPYHFYDNGQTIEDFDPKFWVFENPLIVEITPKDLIIKDELIAKLSDIKDNGFDILIIKTGICHIRDEKRFWSENYGFHPDIYDFLIDKFPKVRVFGFDSISVSSFTDRLLGREAHKRFLNPEKPLLLLEDMDLRNIDEKSTFGKIIVAPLRISDCDGLPCTIMGFPND from the coding sequence ATGATTTTTTTATCGTATGTATTAAAGCAGAATACACCGACTTATGGTGATAGAAACCGATTCGAGATCATTAAGAAAAATGCTATATCAAAAGGGGATATAGCAAATGACAGTTTTATGTCTACTACTGTACATATAGGGACACACATAGACATGCCATATCATTTTTATGACAATGGGCAGACCATAGAAGACTTCGATCCTAAATTCTGGGTGTTTGAGAATCCATTGATAGTCGAGATAACCCCCAAAGACCTAATAATTAAAGACGAATTGATAGCTAAATTAAGTGATATAAAAGATAATGGGTTTGATATTTTGATAATTAAAACTGGAATCTGTCATATTAGAGATGAAAAAAGATTTTGGAGTGAAAATTATGGATTTCATCCTGATATTTATGATTTTTTAATTGATAAATTTCCAAAGGTAAGAGTATTTGGATTTGATTCTATATCAGTTTCTAGTTTTACTGACCGATTGTTAGGTAGAGAAGCACATAAAAGATTTTTAAATCCTGAAAAACCGTTACTTCTTCTTGAAGATATGGATCTAAGAAACATAGATGAAAAATCAACTTTCGGTAAGATAATAGTAGCACCACTTCGAATATCAGATTGTGATGGATTACCTTGTACTATTATGGGATTTCCCAATGACTGA